A segment of the Thermoanaerobacterales bacterium genome:
TCTGGCCTCCATCGTTAGTAGTCTTCAGCGACAAGGGGAACTGTTGCTTGTCGACGCGCCGGTTGCGCCCGAATCCCGGGACGCGGTGTTGACGGCCGCCGACGCGGTGCTGATCGTCTGCCATCCCCACCCGGTGTACCTGGCCGGAGTCATCCAACTGTTGCCGACCCTGCGGCGATTATCTATTGAAGACAAATGCCTGCTCGTGTTTAACCGGGTCGGGTGTCACGGGGGTCTGACGCCCCAGGCGTGCCGGCAAGAACTACGGAGCTACGGGGGCCTGGTGGATGGCCTGGAACCCATGCTCGACAGTTTTGTGGGGCTCCCCGAAGAACCGCGTGTGTGGGAGCACGTCGGCACCCGCAAGCGCCCGGTGCTCCTGGCAGAGCCCGCTGGACCCTATACCCGGGCGATCATAAACCTGCTGGAAACTCTTTGCCCGCACTGGCGCAAGACCGAGGCGAACACCAGTGGCCTCGGGGGTCTGCTGAAGCGTTTGGTTGGGCGATAGCATATGACCGGGCAATAACTCACGTTATTTGTCAAAGGGCCAGTATGGCCCTTTGTTTTTGCCTTGAGGTATATCAGCAAAAGCAAAATGACTTATAATATTGACAATTGGGAGGAGGGTTCTACATGCCATTTAATGAAGAAGGCTTCTTAAGTCCTGAAATTGAGTCACTTAAATCTGAAATCAAAGACAAATTTGGCGGCCTCTTTGAACTAGGATATTCCTTGAATCGTTATGCTCACCGAATAAAATTCCTCCTAAAATCCAATGCCTACGATCCTCAGAGAATCGTATCAACTATTCTATTCCTTCGAATTCTGAATTCCTTCGCTGCGGTGGTTAGACTTGCCGAAGTGGGGCAGTGTACGGATGCTAAAGTGGTTTTAAGATCGATTTTTGAAGCCTTATTTAGACTTCGCAATTGTACCAAAGATGCTTGCTTTGTTTATGAGTATTTTGAGTCAGATCAGAAAGAGCTTCTAAAGACCCTTAATATTATTAGAGAGGATAAACGTGGTACCTTTAGTAAACTTAAAGGTTATGCCACAGATGAGTTGTATGAGGCAGTGAAAGAAAATGTTAAGGCTAAAGGAATCAAAAAGCCCTCTTGCGAGCAACTTGCTGTTAAGGCGGGACTAGAGACGTATTATGATTGGTGTTATAGGGTTCTCTCTCGCGATGCACACGCTGCACCTGGTGCACTGAATGACTACCTACAAGTGGACGCCAACGGCACCATTACTGGGATCGATTGGGGGCCACAGATGAAGCAAATCCCTTTGGTCATGACAACGGCTGCAACAACTCTATTAATCGCTCTAGATAGTGTTCTACAGTTGTTTGGGCTCGAAGATGCAGAAGGCCAAGAGTTTGAACAGCTTCAGGCAAAACACTTAGCTCTCGCCTCAGAATTGCAACCGGCCAGGGGTGATTAGAAGAAATGGGTGGCCCCAAGACAGAGTGCAAGAACCAGAGCGTTTAATCTCAGGAAGTAAGTTTTCGGAAAAGAGCCATTGGGCTCTCTTTTTTTTGAG
Coding sequences within it:
- a CDS encoding DUF5677 domain-containing protein, which codes for MPFNEEGFLSPEIESLKSEIKDKFGGLFELGYSLNRYAHRIKFLLKSNAYDPQRIVSTILFLRILNSFAAVVRLAEVGQCTDAKVVLRSIFEALFRLRNCTKDACFVYEYFESDQKELLKTLNIIREDKRGTFSKLKGYATDELYEAVKENVKAKGIKKPSCEQLAVKAGLETYYDWCYRVLSRDAHAAPGALNDYLQVDANGTITGIDWGPQMKQIPLVMTTAATTLLIALDSVLQLFGLEDAEGQEFEQLQAKHLALASELQPARGD